From the Micromonospora echinofusca genome, the window CGGTCTCGGCCGCGCTGAGCGGCACGAAACCGAGCCGGCGCACCGCCCGGGCCCACTCGGCCGCGTACCGCTGGGCGCCCGACCGGCTGAGGTCGTCGCCGCCGGGCTCCGGGACGGCGGCCATCGGATCAGGCGGTGGGCTGATCGTACCGGGCGACGCCGCCGAAGGCGCCGAACCGCTCCGGGTGCTCGTCCACGTCGGAGGGCGAGTCGGGGCGCCACAGCGGCATGTGCACCACGCCCGGCTCCAGCAGCGTCCAGTCGCCGAAGAAGCTCGTCACCTCGGCACGGGAGCGCAGCGTGATCTCGGTGTCGGTACGCGCGGAGAGGCGCTGCGCGTCGAGCATCTCCTGCGGCTGGTCCTCGAACGTGGAGTGCGAGATGACCAGGTGGCTGCCCGGCGCCGCGGCGGCCCGGAGGGTGGCCAGGACGTCGCCGGGGCGGTCGGCGTCCGGGATGAAGTGCACCACCCCGGCGAGCAGGATGCCCAGCGGCCGGTTGAAGTCGAGCAGCCCGAGGTCACGGGCCCCGGCCAGGATCCGCTCCGGCTCGCGCAGGTCGGCGTGGATGACCCCGGTCAGTTCGTCGCCGGCGAGCAGCTCACGGCTGTGCGCCACCGCGACCGGGTCGATGTCGACGTAGACCACGCGCGCCTTGGGGTTGGCCGCCTGCGCGACCTCGTGCACGTTGCCGACGGTGGGGATGCCGGAGCCGACGTCGAGGAACTGGTCGATGCCGGCGTCGAGCAGCGTCCGTACGGCGCGACGCAGGAACTCCCGACCGGCGCGCATGGTCGCCGCCAGGTTCGGGGTCATGCTCGCGATCTGCTCGGCGAGCTGCCGGTCGATCTCGAAGTTGTGCGCCCCGCCGAGGAAGTAGTCGTAGACCCGGGCCGCGCTCGGCCGGGACAGGTCGATCTCGGCGGGAAGTCCGTCCGGCATCTGCACTGCTGCACCTCATGGTCGTCGCCGCGGTGCGGGAGGGGACCGGTGCCGGGGTGCGTGAGCACGCGGGCACCGGCCGACCCGCGGGTCGTGTGGTGCTCACCACTCTAGGCCGCGAACTCCCGGCTCCGGGAGGTCCCACGACCCACTTCGTCGGCCCTTGCGGCCCTCGTCACGGTCCGTACGACCCACCGGACCGACCCGTCACGGTCGGGGCACCCGACGCGCACGCGCGGGCCGGACCCCCGCGGGTGCCCGGGAGCCCGGCCCACGTGGCTCAGGCGGCCTCGAGCAGCAGCGAGATGCCCTGCCCGACGCCGACGCACATGGTGGCCAGCGCCCGCCGGCCGCCCCGGCGGCGCAGCTCCAGCGCGGCCGTCAGCGCCAGCCGGGCGCCGCTCGCACCGAGCGGGTGCCCGAGCGCGATCGCCCCGCCGTTCGGGTTGACGTGCTCGGCGTCGGTCGGCAGGCCCAGCTCGCGCAGCACCGCGACGGACTGCGCGGCGAACGCCTCGTTCAGCTCGATCACGTCGACCGCGTCGAGGCCGAGGCCGTGGCGGTCGAGCAGCTTGCGGGTGGCCGGCACCGGCCCGACGCCCATCACGCGCGGCGGTACGCCGGCCGCGGCGACCCCGGCGACCCGGGCCAGCGGGGTCAGGTGGTAGCGGGCCACGGCCGCCTCCGAGGCGACCAGCAGCGCCACCGCGCCGTCGTTGACGCCCGAGGAGTTGCCGGCGGTCACCGTGCCGCCCTCGCGGAACGGGGTGGGCAGCGCGGCGAGCTTCTCCAGCGAGGTCTCCCGGGGGTGCTCGTCGAC encodes:
- a CDS encoding SAM-dependent methyltransferase; the encoded protein is MQMPDGLPAEIDLSRPSAARVYDYFLGGAHNFEIDRQLAEQIASMTPNLAATMRAGREFLRRAVRTLLDAGIDQFLDVGSGIPTVGNVHEVAQAANPKARVVYVDIDPVAVAHSRELLAGDELTGVIHADLREPERILAGARDLGLLDFNRPLGILLAGVVHFIPDADRPGDVLATLRAAAAPGSHLVISHSTFEDQPQEMLDAQRLSARTDTEITLRSRAEVTSFFGDWTLLEPGVVHMPLWRPDSPSDVDEHPERFGAFGGVARYDQPTA